The Vitis vinifera cultivar Pinot Noir 40024 chromosome 1, ASM3070453v1 DNA segment TCTAGAGATGAGCATTAATATATTCTTAAGGCTTCGTTTAAAGCATTATGATTTGTAACAGAAGTTCCTTTGTGGTGATGGGTAATAGATTCAAAACCAACAAACTCACTGGCAGAGTAACATTGATAAGCATTGGAAATATGTCTAACTGCAAAATCGAACCCATAGTGCTAGTTGTTCCAAATGAAAACACAAACTACTAAAAACATAAGCTGTGAAAGCAAGATATAGCAAGAAAGTGAACTATAAACAGTCCCCACCAGAATGCCAGCAAAATGATCCTAAAAATGTAGGTATATACTGACTTTATTTCTGGTTAATTTTAATATGATAATGTATTGGTCTAGTTACTATAATGGTATAGTGGGGGTTCAGTAGATCTGGGTTCTATCAGTGCATGCATGCACAAAACAACAGAACAGACTTACTTCCAGGGATCATCCCCAACAAGAAGTACATCATTCTCATAATCCACATACACCATTTTCCAACTTGAGCCTTTCTCGTCGTTGAGCACATCTTCAACTCCAAGCATGCATTCAATTGCCTAGCATAATTCTTCATAATTCTTAAAACTTGCAACATCAATTGACCTCCCAACTGATCCCATTTTTTGAACCTGCCATAGCAAAAAATGCCATCAAAACCAGAACTCCCtgttttctaagaaaaaaatcCACCAAAAAAGAATGTAAAACAGTTCGTTGGCAAACATAGAAACGTCAATGTGTAGCGAAATGGAGTTTGCAGTGACATTATGGTAGTAACAATATGTTAAAACTAAACTGGGCACACACTGGATCAAGGAGGCATGTAGGAGTGTTGTTGACTTGTTTCAATATACTTCAGGTGGTAATGATGGGCATGCCTCAATCTTTTTGATGAAAAAGAGACAATGTAGTCATTTAAAGATATACAAAttgttagttaaaaaaaatttgtatcagCAGAAATAATACATGGTACTGTAAAACATACCACAAGGTGAGTCTACCACAAACCAGTACGCATGTGGCACACATATAGAGACCAGGAATCAATAATAAGTTAATGTCTATATGGAAATGAGCTCTCAAATACTACTCTATCATGAGACATTGCATCTATGAATTTACTTGACACATTGTTCTTAAcacaaatttttatgttttaaacaaaaaacaaaatttgccGATGCTAAATATACTGATCACTTCCAATCAGGCAAGAAAATATTCAACCTCAGATACTAAGTCACACCAAAGCTTATGGGGATCCCAATCCATTTATATGGAGCCAGGATTGTGGCTCTACAATGATTGGCCAATGGTTATTTAGCTGATGATTCCTATACAATATCCTAAATTAAAAAGACCTACAGGAGAAACAAATTAGAACAAGTGATCTAGAGTTATTCAGTATTGGGGCAGATTTAGTCCAGCGCCACCCAGAAACCATGCTTGCACTTTTAACcgacaaaataatttattacagGACAAAATAAGGAGAGTTGATTTCTATAGTAGGATTGATAAGTTACCTTCTCATTTACCAATTCAGTGATGACAGATGCACATTGCTGCAATGACTTAATCCTTGTCATGCAGTGAGTTGATGGTTGCTCTAAAGCATCTCCTATATCCATGGATCCTTGTGAAGTCCCAGAAGATGCCGAGCTATGACTTTCCAAGCTTCCAGTATAACATGTGTTAGTGATTCCTGCACCAGCAATTGGCATTGGTGCACTTGATTTGGTCTTCATATTTACAGATGTTAGAGGGGCACTCCCTGATTTGCATTGTGAATGACTTGGCTTGGAAGCAATAGCTGAGGAAGATGATACATCCATTGGGGGTCCAGATACAAAAACATAATCTTGATCAACCAACTCCTCCAATGAATCCACAACTGTGGAATCCAtacaaataagataataaaaaagaacataaaTTTTAGCAAcacgtttttttttataatagaataTTAAAATGAGCaatgaaatattattgaaaacatTGGTACCTCTTGAACAACTTCTCATTGGTCTTTGTTCCATGGATTTTAGAGGTTCTTTGACATTCTCATTTGAAGGCCTAAGATTGTCAATCCTAAAGCCAGTAATTTCTGGTTTATGTGATGTACTGTTGTATTTAAAAGCAGGATCCGTGTTGTTCGAAGTGTTAAATATTGTTTCCCTTATATCAACTTTGTTATCAAGAGAAAATCCATAGGTAGACTTCATTGAGGACCTCTTCCTCAAAAATGATGGGCTCCCTTCAGCACCACTAGAATCATCATCTAGAGGAAAAGACATACAATCCTCTTGAGAACTTGCCTCTGTTTTTCTCACAGGATTGCATTCAGAAAAAGGAAACCCATCATTTATTCTTGATGATCTCCTACTATTGCATGCCACGAAGGATTTTAACATgagtaaataatgaaaatatcatatgCCAAGATCGAgaag contains these protein-coding regions:
- the LOC132252582 gene encoding serine/threonine-protein kinase ATG1c-like is translated as MLKSFVACNSRRSSRINDGFPFSECNPVRKTEASSQEDCMSFPLDDDSSGAEGSPSFLRKRSSMKSTYGFSLDNKVDIRETIFNTSNNTDPAFKYNSTSHKPEITGFRIDNLRPSNENVKEPLKSMEQRPMRSCSRVVDSLEELVDQDYVFVSGPPMDVSSSSAIASKPSHSQCKSGSAPLTSVNMKTKSSAPMPIAGAGITNTCYTGSLESHSSASSGTSQGSMDIGDALEQPSTHCMTRIKSLQQCASVITELVNEKVQKMGSVGRSIDVASFKNYEELC